The Amycolatopsis sp. DG1A-15b genome window below encodes:
- a CDS encoding IS5 family transposase (programmed frameshift) encodes MTDELSRRLVPDELWELVEPLIPPGKTRPQGGGMSRVDDRAVFTAIVFVLTSGCAWRHLPPSFGVTVPTAHRRFTEWTKAGLWRQVHQAVLDELGGRGLIDWSRVVLDGASVRAKKGGGLTGPSPVDRGKPGSKIHALSDRAGLPLTVGVSAANTHDSHALKPLVNALPAIRSRRGPRRRKPAKLHADKAYDIPALRDWLRQHGIIPRIARKGIESADKLGRHRWVIERTIAWLTGYRRLTIRYERNPSHYLAFLLLGAAITCYKKLAK; translated from the exons GTGACGGACGAGTTGTCGCGGAGACTGGTGCCCGACGAGTTGTGGGAGCTGGTGGAGCCGTTGATTCCGCCGGGCAAAACACGACCTCAGGGTGGCGGAATGTCGCGGGTGGACGATCGGGCAGTGTTCACCGCGATCGTGTTCGTGCTGACCAGCGGCTGCGCGTGGCGGCATCTACCCCCGAGTTTCGGGGTCACCGTACCGACGGCGCATCGTCGGTTCACCGAGTGGACCAAAGCCGGGCTGTGGCGCCAGGTGCACCAGGCGGTGCTGGACGAACTGGGTGGCAGGGGGTTGATCGACTGGTCGCGCGTGGTCCTCGACGGAGCATCCGTCCGGGCCA AAAAGGGGGGCGGTCTGACCGGTCCGAGCCCGGTCGACCGCGGCAAACCCGGCTCGAAGATCCATGCGCTCTCCGACCGGGCCGGGCTACCGTTGACCGTCGGGGTCTCCGCGGCCAACACCCACGACAGTCACGCACTCAAGCCCCTGGTCAACGCGCTGCCGGCGATCCGCTCTCGCCGAGGACCACGCCGACGAAAGCCGGCGAAACTCCACGCGGACAAGGCCTACGACATCCCGGCCCTGCGCGACTGGCTGCGCCAGCACGGGATCATCCCGCGCATCGCCCGCAAAGGCATCGAATCCGCCGACAAACTCGGCCGGCACCGCTGGGTCATCGAACGAACCATCGCCTGGCTGACCGGTTACCGCCGCCTGACCATCCGCTACGAACGCAACCCCAGCCACTACCTCGCCTTCCTCCTCCTCGGCGCCGCCATCACCTGTTACAAGAAACTCGCCAAGTAA
- a CDS encoding IS701 family transposase, with product MVVDVVMDQLDQMHERIAGRFARSEPRARAREYISGLVAGLERKNGWTLAEQAGDVSPDGMQRLLRWADWDIDGVRDDLRDYVVEHLGEPGGVLIVDDTGFLKKGRMSAGVQRQYSGTAGRIENCQIGTFLAYAGARGHALIDRELYLPEPWIADPVRCRRAGIPEGTEFETKPRQAMAMLARAFAAKVPFAWITADEAYGQVKYLRLWLEAHDAAHVLATKVNDTLTTTGGSEARADELIAGLPARAWRRLSVGAGAHGPREYDWARVPIRIGWQPGRGHWLLARRSLSDPTEIAYYVCYGPRRSTLLDLAWIAGARWRIEECFQQAKNEAGLDQYQVRSWRAWYAHITLAMLAHAWLAVSRSLAIKGEPVSPSQV from the coding sequence GTGGTGGTCGACGTGGTGATGGATCAGCTTGATCAGATGCATGAGCGGATCGCGGGCCGGTTCGCGCGGTCGGAACCGCGGGCCCGGGCGCGGGAATATATATCTGGGCTGGTCGCGGGCCTGGAGCGGAAGAACGGGTGGACACTGGCAGAGCAGGCCGGTGACGTCTCCCCGGACGGCATGCAGCGGCTGTTGCGCTGGGCGGATTGGGACATCGACGGCGTCCGCGACGATCTTCGCGACTACGTGGTCGAGCACCTCGGTGAGCCGGGCGGGGTACTGATCGTGGATGACACTGGATTCCTGAAGAAAGGCAGGATGTCGGCCGGGGTGCAGCGGCAGTACTCGGGAACCGCCGGGCGGATCGAGAACTGCCAGATCGGCACGTTTCTGGCCTATGCGGGTGCTCGTGGGCATGCGCTGATCGACCGGGAGCTGTATCTGCCCGAGCCGTGGATCGCCGATCCTGTCCGGTGCCGGCGGGCGGGGATCCCGGAGGGGACCGAGTTCGAGACCAAGCCGCGCCAAGCTATGGCGATGCTGGCCCGGGCGTTCGCCGCGAAGGTGCCCTTCGCGTGGATCACCGCTGATGAGGCCTATGGGCAGGTCAAGTACCTGCGGTTGTGGCTGGAAGCCCACGACGCCGCACACGTGCTGGCCACCAAGGTCAACGACACCCTGACCACCACCGGCGGTAGCGAAGCCCGAGCCGACGAGCTGATCGCCGGCTTGCCTGCCCGGGCGTGGCGGCGGTTGTCCGTCGGCGCCGGGGCGCACGGGCCACGAGAGTACGACTGGGCGCGGGTGCCGATCCGGATCGGCTGGCAGCCCGGGCGCGGACACTGGCTGCTCGCCCGCCGCTCACTCTCGGATCCGACCGAGATCGCCTACTACGTCTGCTACGGACCCCGCCGCTCCACGCTGCTGGATCTGGCCTGGATCGCCGGCGCTCGCTGGCGGATCGAGGAGTGCTTCCAGCAAGCCAAGAACGAAGCTGGACTCGATCAGTACCAGGTCCGGTCCTGGCGGGCCTGGTATGCCCACATCACCCTCGCGATGCTCGCCCACGCCTGGCTCGCCGTCTCACGATCCCTTGCCATAAAAGGGGAACCGGTGTCGCCGAGCCAGGTATGA
- a CDS encoding Lsr2 family protein: MAQKVLVEMVDDIDGGVANQTVPFGLDGVSYEIDLSDANAAALRDELARYITAGRRIGGRKVRLAAGESAQGKKPGAAASDRERSRRMREWANANGYTVSERGRLSAEVVEAFEANDGQPIVVDEPAPLARKRAPRKKVAAAKK, encoded by the coding sequence ATGGCGCAGAAAGTTCTCGTGGAGATGGTCGACGACATCGACGGCGGCGTGGCCAACCAGACGGTTCCGTTCGGCTTGGACGGGGTGAGCTACGAGATCGACCTGTCCGACGCCAACGCGGCCGCCCTACGTGATGAACTCGCCCGCTACATCACGGCCGGGCGCCGGATCGGCGGCCGCAAGGTGCGGTTGGCAGCAGGTGAGTCGGCTCAGGGGAAGAAGCCTGGCGCTGCGGCTTCGGATCGTGAACGGTCACGCCGAATGCGGGAGTGGGCCAACGCCAACGGCTACACTGTGTCCGAGCGTGGCCGTCTCTCTGCCGAGGTCGTCGAGGCTTTTGAGGCAAACGACGGCCAGCCCATCGTCGTCGACGAACCTGCCCCGCTGGCGCGGAAGCGAGCGCCGCGCAAGAAGGTCGCGGCCGCGAAGAAGTAG